The genomic interval TCACTGCATTTCAGTGTAAAGCTGTTCCTAACTACTTATCGAAATATATCATATGAAACATAacttagacagacagacagacttttaacttttaaacatAATTTAGCTCAATTTTAACCAAAAATGTCAGTGTATGTTTTCCCCTAACCATAcccaagtagttttagttgcctaaacttgACCCGACCTTAACCaccgggggcgggggggcagaTCAGAAAGCGCTCCCCTGAGTCATTTTCTGGACAGCTGAATGGGTCGTGGTTGGGTGGGGCGTTCACAAAAAATCTCAAACATGAACCCTTCTTGAAGCAATATTATCTTCTGCATGAGACGGTAACTTTCTAAatctaccaacacacacagtcgaAGAGGTGAAGTTTGCAACCGAGACCATGAGCTGTTGTAGAAAATATTTACTGACACTGTATTTATGAGGAGAGAAGTTGGGGGGTTTTACTATTGACTTCAATATAGTCAATGTTTTTCCAGttgaggaagaaaggaagaaaacgGCCACACTCCAAATACACATCgtgtcctccagctgctttgCATTTAGGGCACTATCTGCAGGCATTGCAGTTAAATCACATGTTAAATACATACGGTTCTGTTTATAAGATAAATAGGAGTAAAATATGAGTTTATATGCTGGATATGATTAAATCAGGAACAGAACTGGTTACAGAGTACTTTGCCCCCCAGCTGAAGTGTTTTTCAGGTAGATTGTTCCAGAAATAACCCTCTCATATCCTTTAATTACAACCATATATCATAGCAGTTATTTACAAAGCCATAAACAGCCATTTTGATTCTCTTTGCCTTACACTTTGTACACACATGAACGGGACGTCGAGTGGCTTGTAAAgagtgttgagtgtgtgtgtgttatgtgtccTGAGCGAGCTGCAGGGCAGCTGCACGGCCCTCGAGAGGCTGAGAGACATGGAGAAAATGAGTCATCAAGAATCCCCCTTTTTCCTGAAGGAAGaatctctgtgttgttttggggGGAGAAACTCAAGACAGAAGGCCAGAAATTCAGATGTCACAGATAAAAAATATCATGTGCTTGTTATTGAAGTGGGACACCAGCAGACGAATCACAAGGGCTTCAAAAACATTGGTATCATATGAATCCACTGTTGCTATCTGCACGCTGGATCAAGCTTTCACACAGGCCTCAAGGGAAGGCAGACACAAAAGAGGggctggcaaaaaaaaaacgggggaGGGGACCACATAACTGAGGTTGGAATGACAGACTTACTTCATGTTTATTTGGAGGCGAAGGAGGGGGGCAAAGAGCCTGCAGTGTGGGGGAAGAAACTCGACGAATACCTCTGGGTCTGCAGAGGTGTGGGGTGGCCCTGCTGACACCGTCTGCTTTTCCCAGCATGCCTGTGGAGAAGCACTAACCGCTAGTCATGTGACCTGCTCTATTTTAGCCTGTGGCTGTGTGAGTCAAAcaaactaccccccccccccccgagtcaCTTTATCCAACCTGCTGCCAGAAACGCTTCATGGTTAATGCTTGTTTTAGTCTTCATTCAACAAAACTTTGCACAAAAATATtctaatttgtaaaaaaaaactgaaactcatTGTGTCTTAAACTACATTCTCTAACCTCCTCCCTCATTCCTGTTGGATTTTCCTTTGTTGTCTATCTTTTGTCGCTGATGTTAAGGGTGAGGTGATTGGGATGCTGTGCGTCCCCTCTGATGTTTGCTTTATTAAGTCGCAGACACAGTATCTAACTGTGGGATGAAAGGGCTTTGAtgtgcagagacagacagaatatttctctctccatcagatCCCAGCCAAAGGCAGCCATATTTATTTAGTACCACAGAAACAAAGATCTTCAGAATAAAAAGTCACACAAAAAGTGATATTTTCAATGAAATGTTTCAGAGTAAAGGTACTCGtctgctgctggatgaaaagACTTTTTGAACAAGTCAActtttcaggattttttttttgggagggggggggcagctctATTTTCAGGCAATCTGAGAGCTACATATGcagtgtgtttttgaacattCATCACGGGGATCGAATGGGTTACATTGGTGCTTTTGTCATGAAACTTACACGACATAGAAGCAATGATGCAAAACTTTACTTCAAGTGTAGTTACGAAGTGAAAACTGAAGTAGCAAGTtttcctgttgctctctacACTGGCAGACGGCGTCATGACCACAGTCTTAGGTGTTTATATGCCGTACGTTACCTTCAGGGgcttacattttaaaaagtctcaGCTGTACGTCCGCCTCTGTGTTAATGAGGGTCCCCGTGCTCAGCTCAGATCTCTGCATGCAAGCTGTTTTCATATTGCAGGGTGTGTCACTTTGAGTTAATGAATGGCTGTATATCAACTCAAGCAGAAGTTGCTGATTTATTGCCAGTTGCTTGGGAACATAAAGTTATTGTATTCTCTCGCCGCAGCTGTTTCAGGTGGTTCCCCAGACATTTAGGAAGTAGCAGTTTGGAGGACGTGGTAACTACCTCATTTAGAGGCATTTTGAGGGAGGTTGCTAAACTCATTATTCTCCTTTGAATGAACTCATCAGTGTAACCCTATTTACCTTTAACCGGCTATTTATCTATTGTTATCCTTGTTTTCAGACTTGGCAGATTAGAGATTAAACATTGCTAATACTTGCCTGAGGCTCagttaaatgtttctgtgtggccAGAGACGCTGCCGATTTGCTGTCTGACTTTTGTGGCATTCAAGCTGGAAACTCCACCAGGCTACTGTAGGAAAAATCTTTCCACATCCTCCATCAAGCTATAATGACCCCAAAAGCCTGGATGCAGGCGCTGCAGTGTCATGGAAGTTCAGACGGTGCATGACCTCGTAGGACTCCAGGGTACCCAGTTGCTTTGGctacatttttgctgttttggctGCGTATGCTTTCATGTGAAGGAGCTTTAAATGGGTGTCccatttaaaaatctgttgaCTGTGAAAATACTTTTCCATGCTGAAACATTCCATAGCTCCAAAACACTGTGCATTGAGTCTAGCAGTTACATAAGAGGAGATCAGAAATGGGGGGGAAGGAACCCCACATTTGTTGGCCCGGTTCCGTGAATATCGGAGCCACTTCCCTCTTCCAGGGCCAGGAGCAGATTCCTGTCATGTTTGTGGGCAGGCGGCCGCCTAGAAGAATGGCCGATTCTTGCTCCAATGTGGACGGCTAGTCATGCAAATTGAGAGGCAGCCGGTCCAAGCAGCATTCCTGCGGAAAACTGGActctgtgttcattttgaaCCACATGACCTtaactttttgcattttttgtgaTACCTGAACCTGAGCTTTATCAACGGCTCTTTACAGTTGAGAGCAGTGATGGTTTGAATGTCTTATAAATACATCACCATTTAAACGAATTagtgaaataaagaagaaacgCACCATAAAAGGTCAGAGAAGCCCTTTTCAGAGAGTCCAGCTTCTAATATGAGAACGCTGCTTCACTTCAGAGAGACTGTttgctctgtctctgcagtgttttctgtagGAGCGACTAATGCGTGGTGCGGGTCAGAGTCTGCTGCAAAATCTCCGAAGGCACATCTGTTCACatattttatgaaaatgaatcCTTCACGGTGTGGGCTGTGTGATCTAACAAACATTTAGGTCTAATGAAGATGTATTCACGtcttttactgaaataaaagcagcaaaaccacgatgtaaaaagtaaaagtaagtgttggcagcaaaatgtataaaaggaTCATTTTATAGCCATCATTATTAGCAGTTTTGATGCGATGTGgagtttatgtttacattttcgTTTcgcaccaaaacacattgtgtgcatCCTTGAGGCCTTAATAAATGTATTGAACGCATTTCCTCCCTCGTGAAACCTTTGCATAGGCCATTTCTGGAAGAAGTTTAAACCTACATTGTTTACTGCTAGCAGTCCTCTTCATCCTTGCCTTTGTGGGTgcattgctgcttttctttggcACATTACCGCTGTCAGCTGTAGATCAGTGGAGTGGCGTGAAACCATCCGCACGACTTGGTATCACGTCACCCTTGTGTGCACGAAATACGAACAAAGCATGACTACATAGCGATACAAGTGGTCAAATATTCAGCTGGGTGCCTTTAAATGCTGAGATctggaagcagcagaagaaCCCCCACTGTTTATGCAGGCCAGTCTCTAAACAATCAATACTTTAAAATCCTCTCATAGATAGACATCTGAAGCATGTCCAAACCAACAGAATCAGCTGAATCATTCATAAACTGTTCTGCAAACAGTTTCCAGGCAAGATTTTAACAGGATGCTCAACTCTCATCCTAAAAATCTCTAACATCCACACATGCCGCTGAGAGGCCAGCGGGTTGTAATCCAATGCAGCACAGACACCTACTTGAAACTCTTGATTGGGCGCCTCATGTCTTTTACTCTGTCAGATATGGCTGAAGTGTATGGTATGCGTGTACATGAATGTTTGggtgtgagtgtttgtgaatTTGCCTGCGACTGGACCAATGTCTGACTGCTGATGTGTCCATTAGGGCTGTGCAATACGATGCCATGTACTGTAAGACCAGAAAGATTGTAGTACAGATTTAGTCACATTGCTATTTTGTTAGGTTTATATGCCTTTAAAGGGGGTCTCCACCAATTTTACTTGTTGAAGTTAAATATAGTGTGGTAGAAGATCTCCCACGCCTGGTGTCCAGATGTTTGTGTCTGCGTGCATATAGTTATGATAGATTGAGGAACAAATATGTCTGATTATACACCAGTCTTTTCCTATATATAATTGTACACAGTGTTTCTTTTGCCACCATCACCGGCAGTTATGACAACGGCTGACTCATAACTGCCAGggcttcctcttcctgctcactGGAGGAAACACCCTGAGAACAGGGCACCAGTGACTCACCCCACTGTGCACTAATATCTAACTATAACCCTAAACTTTATCTTTGTATCCATGGCAACAACTCAGCCTTAAGGGGAGTGGCTTTATGTTTTCCAGAACAAACAACTCACAACTAGAGTCCCAGTCTCACTTTTAAAACGTTACTGCAAAGCTCTGCGACTCTTATCTCCGCAGTATTTGACCACTGCTCCTGAGCGTAAAAAACACATGCTTGTTGCCACGGGAACGCACTAAATCTCAGGCGTGTGATTTTTCCTGCAGGCAGGATGGCAGCGCAACACCCAGAGTTTGAGCGGGCCGGACAGAAGCCGGGCCTCCAGGTGTGGAGGGTGGAGAACTTTGACCTGGTGCCTGTTCCTGAGAACCTGTACGGGGGATTTTACACCGGAGACGCCTACCTCATCCTCAACACCATCAAACAACGCTCCGGCCACCTGCAGTACGACCTCCACTTCTGGTTGGGTGAGTGCAGTGCAGACGGACGTTATAATGTGGTATTacagagaaatgagaggagTTGAAGGGAATATCTGCTTTAATATATGGACTTTttttgttataaaaaaaaaggagggtaCATTTTGGCcacattttccttctttgtgattattttctttcgtaaaatcaaataaaaactgcGTACACAAGATCTCTAAAAGGTTAAGttaacacagtgtgtgtcagaTTAGGGAATGAATTTAATTCTGTCATCTGGCACCATATTCAAATGATGAAGCTTATGAGGGAAAAAATGATTCTACTTAAAGGCAGCATATTCAAATACATAACCAacaagagacaaacaaaaatccaATTTTGCTTGggtgtatttttcttgtttccatGGACATGTGGCCTAACGTAAAAGAGCTGATCTCAGTTTTCCAGTGCAGCTACAATCCTGTCTGACTTGCAAAGCAGATGAGGACCTGTACTGTATCTGCGCTGCTGTAAAAGTAACGTCACTTGACAGTGTTGCTGCAGATGATAATTAGCACATGACGCATTGAATCTGGGAGGATGAGGAGCGAAGCACACGTCGACAGAAACACTTCAAATGTGAAACAACAGACGACCCTGTGTGTCTACAGACAAAGCGGTGTTTActccgctgctgctgttgtgttttatgtttctgcTGCGTCTCATCCTGCTTCCTCAGATTGGCCTCTACGAGAGTGACGGGCCTCATTTCCGTTTAGGAGCGTCGGACAGATGTGCTTTGTTATCAGCTTGTGGAACTTAAATGGTTTACAAAGATACAGTGGAACTTCATAGCtgacaattttctttttttttttatctaaaaccTCAAAGTACATGTGATGTTTTTGGGATTTTGTCAAGACCATTTTGCACCAACATTGAGcgtacacaaaaaaacatgttgtcagtggtggaagttAAAGTCCTGGATACAAAATATGACTCAGTTAAAATTACATCTTatctgcattttattatttggatGTAATATAGTAGATTATTATCACCGATGCTTTAACAAtttaagcagcatttaaatgttttagtttgTAGAGGtaaagctaatttgaactactgATTTAAAATGATCCTTTGCTTTGTATGTCAAATCTGAATAAAACTGTACAGTTCTGGAgaaaatgtacttgtactttaccaCTATTTTGTATGTTGTAGCGCACAATGACAGGAGCTACTTTTCAAAGATCACTGCACCTATAAGACACGTAGAGTGTTGATATATCTGATACAGACACAGATATAGTGGTCTGAACGCCATGAAAACTCCAAAACGAAAAACAGCCTTAAACGTTTTAGATAATTCAATGGCATGTTTGAattgttgtttgctttttacCTGAGACGCAGCATCATTTTCCCACCCATTAATTTAATCTTTCAACCATGTAATCATCATACATGGCTTTCACTGGACAGCGACATCCATGTAACATGTCATTGtcactttcaaattaaaaatccAAATTGATGTTAGTGTATGTGTTGTAAGGGGGTCAAATTGGTATTCGGATCAGCCAAAACGATTAGTCCTACAGGTGAGTATTGACAGAAGATGATGTATCTGACTGGGTCATCATGTCTTTTTTCTATTGATCTCATGTGCGTTTAGCCAGCTTGATTGATCATGGAAAGAGCATTTACCAATAAACAGGATCTGATGTAACTCTCCCACATGCTGTTGAACTACTCTGTGTGACCAGAAATAGAATAATGTTGCATGTATTAATGTGTCTGCGGGGATCGGACCCCCCCCTGCTGCTCCAGCTCATCGACCTCCTGACTCACTGAGTCCTCAGTGACAGAgcgtgtctctctctgtgtggatGTACAGTGTGACTGCTGACATAAAATAAGGACCGGGATTAATATGGAGCACGTCTGTGGTTCCTCTCTTGCAGGAGATTTCTGCACCCAGGATGAGAGTGGCTCGGCGGCCATCTTTACAGTCCAAATGGACGACTTCCTGGGGGGGAAACCCATCCAGTACCGCGAGGTCCAGGGACACGAGTCCAAAACCTTTCTTGGCTACTTTAAGTCTGGAATCAAATACATGGTAAGAAACTGCAAAATATCTATCTACAAGGAATAAGATACatgttttgtgagttttttttcgCTCTGGTTTTGGTGCAGTTGAAACCAGGGATCACATATAGGTCATGTTATCTGGGAAGAGTGATTTCTGCCTGTTTATTGctatttcagtcatttgtgcCACAATCATTTTGTCAGTATCTAAGTATATCTAAGTATCCATTAAAATGCTTTcctgttgtatttttttatgtactGCTAAAGAAACAACTTTTGTCATTCAGTATTTGTAAAATagaagttttactttttttcccttttttgaattttattttgttgaggTCAGAGCCACTTTTCTTAAAAGGCAggctattttattttgaaatgtaactCTTATCTTATCAGAAAGGGGGCGTGGCGTCTGGGTTCAAGCACGTCGTCACCAACGAGGTAGTCGTGCAGCGGGTGCTCCAGGTCAAAGGTCGGCGTGTTGTCCGGGCGACGGAGGTGGCGGTCAGCTGGGACAGCTTCAACCAGGGAGACTGCTTCATCCTGGACCTGGGGAATGTGAGTCAGATATTAGATGAACAAAGTAACATGATGTGATTGTAAcagtgagctttttttttaagcatccATTCAGTGGTCGTGatttttgtaaaacacaaaatgttttattcacctactttgctgctcttttcttcttgCTGTACAGGAGATTTACCAGTGGTGTGGCTCCCAGAGCAACCGCTTTGAGAAGCTGAAGGCTACTCAGGTTGCCAAGGGCATCCGTGACAACGAGCGCAGTGGGAGGGCCAGAGTTTATGTCTGTGAAgagggggtggagagggagaagatgtTAGAGGTGAGATCAGTGAATTGTGAGAACAAATTAAGTCTTATTTATTGCAGAAGACTTCTGTGTTGAAactgctgcttctgtcctcaGGTGTTGGGTCCAAAACCAGATCTGCCAGTCGGAGCGTCCGATGACATCAAGGCTGATGCTTCAAACAGGAAGAGGGCCAAACTGTACAAGGTGAGAGAAGTGGGGACAGCCCAGACGAACATGCAGGCCTTTAATATCTCTCGTAATAAATCTTTGCCTTTAACTTTCAGCAGCTCTTGGATTGGTTGATTCTCATAAAAGTGACACCTCCTGCCTCTAATCAcagtctctcttccttttcccccCCCCTGCAGGTGTCCAATGCCAGTGGAGGCATGACCATTGCGCTTGTGGCAGCAGAGAACCCGTTCGCTCAGAGCGCCCTGGAGTCCGGCGACTGCTTCATCCTGGATCACGGCTCCGATGGCAGGATCTTCGTCTGGAAAGGTCAGCGCAGGGTGATGCAGTGGATTCCCCAGATGTTTAGCAGAGGTTCTACTACAGTGATAttcagagttagatgagaagactgatacggtaaatatgaagctagagccaggagacagttagcttagtttagcgcAAAGATTGAGGGGGAATACCAGCATCtgtaaagctcagtaattaacatgttgtatgcTAAATCTGTACAAAGACCAACgtgtaaaaacaacacgtttTTTAAACTTCgtttttttgtatggattaaacagacaacatataatgtgttcattggTGAGCTTTGTAGGGGCTGGAAGGCAGATTTctttaacctttggacagagccaggctagctgtttccccttgcttccagtgtttattctaagctaagctaactggctgctggctgtagcttcatgttgaCCATtacagacatgagggtggtgtcgatcttctcatctactctcggcaagaaagagaataaacgCATTTCCAGAAATGACAACGATCCCTTTAAATGCATAACAACTTTGTTTTAGTCCCTGTAATCCAAACTGTCACATCCCCAATCATGTTaactcagttttattttcacatttaagcAATGAGAAGTCTATGAGTCGCTCCCACAGTTAGCTTGTCGGACATCTCAGAAACAATTTTTGTTGACACTTTCAAAACGAAAATACTCCTATCACTATttagtttttatatatattctccCTTGACTTAATTATCCTAACCTCAGCTATCTTTTCTCTTGCTCACAGGCAAAGACGCCAACATGGAAGAGCGAAAGGAAGCGATGAAAGCCGCCGACGAGTTCATCAAGAAGATGGGTTACCCCAAACACACTCAGGTCCAGATCCTGCCGGAGATGGGCGAGACGCCGCTCTTCAAGCAGTTCTTCAAGAACTGGCGGGACAAAGATCAGACGGAGGGCCTGGGCGTAGCCTACATCGCCAACAGCATCGCCAGGATCGAGAAGGTGCCCTTCGATGCCGCCTGCCTGCACGAGTCTGCTGCCATGGCCGCCCAGCACGGCATGGTGGATGACGGCAGCGGAGAGAAGCAGGTGAGAGGATGGGGACTGGACTGATTCTGTATCAGAGAGGTTTTTTTAGTACTAcctgggtttttttgggggggggggcaccagcCTTCATTTATTTCAAGAAAGTCTTTGAAAGTTGATTTTCAAGagcacagaaatgaatggaaactgtctgtctgggaggaaggaaaagcaCTCCAAGGCCTCAGTTGCTGCTGCTATTACTTTCCCATCCTGTAGGGGGCAGTATTTTTTACATGTGTTGAATAATGAGTTTGTGAATTAGTGAGTGATTTACACGAGGAGCTTTGCATCTAgaaaatgtttacaatgttaCATTATACTGTAATAGTGTAATATCTGTGTAATTTGTAGTAAATgggataaaacatgaaatacaacAACAGTCCCTACATTTTCTCACAGAGATCTCTCTGTGTTATTTTCTTGACAGATCTGGCGTATTGAGGGATCCGACAAGGTGCCGGTGGATCCGTCCACTTACGGACAGTTCTACGGAGGAGACAGCTACATCATCCTTTACAACTACCATCACGGAGGACGTCAGGGACACATTATCTACATGTGGTGAGAATACAAGAGGCTAGGCCATTTATTCCAATTTCAGTTCTAATTGGTGGAATATGGAGTTGTCAGTGCCTCTTATTATGTTCAGGATAGTGGTGATGCTCTCTAATTGTTTCCCAGGCAGGGAATGGACTCCAGCCAGGATGAAATCGGGGCCTCTGCGATCCTCGGCGCCCAGCTGGATGAGGAGCTCGGCGGTGGTCCCGTGCAGGTAAAATGCGCTGTTCCTttagtggctttttttttttcacgagCTTATATTCATCTTCTCATTCATGTTATCAAAGTCTGTGCTCTCCTCTGGCTTACTCAGCGCAGTCACCTCCTCCCTGACCTTTACTTCCTTtcactctgtctcctctccGTAACGGTTTCCCCGCTGCTACTTCTGTCCCCCTTGGTTTCCGACCTTTTCTGTGTCTTCAGGTTGTTGGTGCTCCTATAACCACTCAGGTATTTCCCCTCCCAATCCCTCCTGCTCGTCCTCCCCAAAGTGACTCGTATGATTTTGCCCAGAGCCGGCGACAAAAGACGCACAGCAATGACTTCTCAAATTCCTGATAAATCTGAACATCTTGTTTTTGAAGGGGCAGTTATCTTCATTTTTCTGGCCCCTTTTAAGACTTAATAAATGAGATAATGAGTTAAATTGAATTTACAGTGAAACCATctcagtcaaacacaaacaggacatTCCGATGTGGCTGTTAATGGGaggctccctcctcctctgtcgcCAACGCTGTCTGCCTCTCTTAAATAACAGCCGTGTTTCCAAACTCTGCTCTGACCTGATGTTAGAACACTCACCACGGCGACTTGACGTGTTTAGAGTGAGTCCTGGCTCTGTGCTCATGTGAGtctccattcattcatttctgtgttcTGCAGTTGCACTTCACTCCTCACGTGTGTCTTCACTCAGCATGTTCATGTTGTGGCTGTGCTGTGGCATGACAGTAAATgggtttgaatgttttttgatACAATACCTGAATACCAAAATAATACTATGAGGAATGTAGAAACAGGTTTTTCTACAAAATCCgcttttcatttaacaaaagaagccaaacgTCTCAATAAATGTTGCCTAAGCACGAGAACTTTGCCTAAATATAAAATTGGCAAAATGAAAGTAAGATGTATACAAGACTACAAATCCTAGCAAGCATGAACTGTCAACTTTGGGCCAGTTTTTGAAAAAGTCAAATATGTGATCAAACTGCAGGACTTTAAAGGCAAACATTAAAAATCTGAGCTCTGGTCCGACGGTCTCTAGTCTTGGGTTAGAAGCTGAAGCAAGTATGTGAAGGCCTGTGATTGGTCTCGGCAACCAAAACAAGGAATCTGACAATTGTCAAACGAGACATTTGCCTAAGATAACAAAACTATCGTGCAGTTTCATATCATACCAGAGGACGCACAAAGGGCTAAGAGTCCTCGGAGTGTTTGTAGTTAGAAGTGTTCAACTGTGGACTACAATACGTAAAGTCATCAATGATTATTTATCATTGCTCCATTCTGCCAGGTAAACTCTGTTGCTGGGACTCAGGAGGAGAAGTACTTGCACCATCTGACAGCCATAAATATTTATGACAAAAGCTGCAGACCAAAGAGACTCATAATACTGCGTCATCCCTCAGTGTCCTTATTTCACAAACCCTGACACCCACCACCTTGTGGCACAGACGGTGAACACGTGGCCCAGCTCCATGCTGCCATCTTGTGTCTGTAGTTGGGATTGCAGcagactcttttctttttacatattGTTGATGCATATTTCACGAGACACAAGATGGGAGGATCTGTCGGATGTGATTTGGTTGCACCACCATGGGAGAATTCACAACATAAAAACTGCATGAGGTGAATTACTGTAACAGCGACAATCTTATCGTTCCCAAGTGTTAATTTCACCATTTGTGCACCAGGTGAGGGTGGTGCAGGGGAAAGAGCCTGCCCATCTGATGAGTCTGTTTGGAGGACAGCCCATGGTGGTGTACAAGGGGGGAACGTCCAGAGAAGGAGGTCAGTCAGCTCCTGCAGAGACTCGACTCTTCCAGGTGCGCTCCAACTCAGCAGGACACACCAGAGCTGTGGAGGTAAGAGAACGTGCATCATTCACCTTCTAACTTTACCACTGCAACAAGtgattttaaaggataagtctggtgatattctatatttttctcactgtcaacaaatcccatgaaaagatcatAATTAACAATGAATGTGTCCACAGCCTGACATATCTTGCAGGacatttaaaagtgtgtgtgttcctgtactTTGACTGAATACGTATTGGAAAACCCTGAcagcctgaaacacaaacagtgtttaaGTAGCAAAACGACACATGTCAACCTATAATGTCTCTGCGTCCATGCAGCTTGACGCCGTGTCATCCCACCTGAACTCCAATGACGCTTTTATTCTGGTGACCCCCGGAGGCTCCTTCCTGTGGGTGGGAGTGGGTGCCAGCGACACAGAGAAGCAGGGAGCCCAGCAGCTGTGCAACATCCTGGGAGTGTCGGCCTCTGAGCTgcctgagggaggagagactgGTGAGGAAACGCGACGAACACAGAATAACTATTTCTCAACTGAAACCCAACACCAGCGAACGTCAAGCTGTTAAAATGTGGCTTGTGAATGTGAAGCgaaacacttttcattttgtatttcagcTACAGCAAGTGCTTGAGCTCATCTATATTAAAGGGAAGGAGAGTTGGTTGCATCACCCCTTTAGATGTTATCAGTAATCTTGTGATTTGCTTTCGAGGCTCAAGAAGAAACTGGGCTCTCTGCTAGCAAATATAAAAAACCTCAggctaaaacataaaacacattcaatttTTCATAAACACCCTGCTTTTAGAGGGGCGGCCTGATAAAGACAACAGAAATTCAGCGTTTGATTTCTGTGAGTTGAAGCTGATAGTTTCTAACCTTTCCTATTCACAACGTGtccagaaacacagaaacacaacgtGT from Enoplosus armatus isolate fEnoArm2 chromosome 18, fEnoArm2.hap1, whole genome shotgun sequence carries:
- the gsna gene encoding gelsolin a, encoding MAAQHPEFERAGQKPGLQVWRVENFDLVPVPENLYGGFYTGDAYLILNTIKQRSGHLQYDLHFWLGDFCTQDESGSAAIFTVQMDDFLGGKPIQYREVQGHESKTFLGYFKSGIKYMKGGVASGFKHVVTNEVVVQRVLQVKGRRVVRATEVAVSWDSFNQGDCFILDLGNEIYQWCGSQSNRFEKLKATQVAKGIRDNERSGRARVYVCEEGVEREKMLEVLGPKPDLPVGASDDIKADASNRKRAKLYKVSNASGGMTIALVAAENPFAQSALESGDCFILDHGSDGRIFVWKGKDANMEERKEAMKAADEFIKKMGYPKHTQVQILPEMGETPLFKQFFKNWRDKDQTEGLGVAYIANSIARIEKVPFDAACLHESAAMAAQHGMVDDGSGEKQIWRIEGSDKVPVDPSTYGQFYGGDSYIILYNYHHGGRQGHIIYMWQGMDSSQDEIGASAILGAQLDEELGGGPVQVRVVQGKEPAHLMSLFGGQPMVVYKGGTSREGGQSAPAETRLFQVRSNSAGHTRAVELDAVSSHLNSNDAFILVTPGGSFLWVGVGASDTEKQGAQQLCNILGVSASELPEGGETDQFWEALGGKTEYRTSTRLKDKMDAHPPRLFACSNKTGNFIIEEVPGEMTQEDLATDDVMILDTWEQVFVWIGNEAQEEEKTEAMASAVRYIETDPANRDRRTPIVKIKQGFEPPTFTGWFLGWDHDYWTSDPLERAMAELAL